GAGACGTTCATTGCTCGAGCTTCATAcgttaaaaaaaatggaattacAGGAGCGTAAAACCTTAGTAACACATTTATTAGAACTCGAACGTAAGCATAAACTGAGATCCCACTAAAGAGCTGGGTTGGCATTAGATTCTTGTAGATCACAGATTGGGGCGTTAGATTGCGGTTAAAATTGCCTATGAGCTGGAACAAGTAGAAACAGCTATACTTCGAGGGGAGGCAACAAGGCAGGGAAGCTACTTGCGAACAAGTTGAGAGCCAAGCGCATGCAAAATATTATTACTAAGTCAGAGATGAGCAGGGTAATATGCTCACATCGAATGACGATATCCGTCAAAGGTTTCTTCTTGCGTTTTTACTCAGAGGTATACACCACATATATGAAATATTAATTCCCAAAGATATTCCTGTTTTTTTACAGGATATTCACTTTACCTAATTTACCGAGGAAGCTCGTGCATTGCTTGATAAGGAAATTATGGAAGTGGAGGTtttacaaacatagaaatgacggcagaagaagaccaaacggcccatccagtctgcccaacaagctatgcactttttttttccctcttacttgttacgctgggctcttagtaccttttagttctatttcccttctaccccaccattaatgtagagagaagttgttggaactgcatctaactgaatatgtagcttagttaggggtagtactatctaaataagcaagctacaccccatgcttttgtttactcgactatgtaattcagtccttgttggttgttgtctatatatagatcctcttttctacattgcccctgccattgaagcagagagctatgctggctatgctttgaaagtgaagtaacagactttctcccctgccattgaagcagagagctatgctggctatgcgttgaaagtgaagtaacagactttctcccctgccattgaagcagagagctatgctgactATGCGTTGAAAGTGCATAAGCACTTTCAACGCATTAAGCAACTCAAACGAATAAATCACCGGGTTTAGACGGTTTTACTGCCAGATTTTATCAGTGTTTTGCAGGTGACTTACTTGTACCTCTCACCAACATGTTCAATGCTCTCCGAACGGAAGGTATTTTAAGCCCCAATTTGAATGTGGCCGGAATAACTGTTCTCGCAAAACCAGGCCGCGACTCCACACAATATGGCTCCTATAGGCCCATATCTTTGCTCAATATAGACCTCAAATTATTAGCCAAAATATTGGCCAACAGGCTTAATGTCTATATTGCACAGATTATTCACGCAGATCAGGCAGGGTTTATCCCTGGCCGTTTGGCATCTGATAACGTTCGTAAACTATTGAACTCTCTATGGTGGGTCAAACGTCATAAGATTCCATTTTTATTTATGGCCATGGATGCAGATAAAGCTTTTGATTTGGTCcattggccctttttatttcaagctttacaaaaatgagatttggcagttttttttataaattggatTCAAAAGTTATACGATAATCCATGTGCCTGTATTAAAGTGAATGGTGGTTACTCCACGTTCTTCCCGGTGGAGCGAGGCACTCAGCAGGGGTGcccacccctacctttattatttgctttatttattgaaCCATTAGCTTCAATAAAACAACAACACACATTCAAAGccaccagccctccttcaaactgctcacgtaagagacctaggagccatcttagacaaccgtctaccaaccattcattaaccaaaccaccaaagattgcttccacaaattacatattctgaaaagaataaagccacttttccacgctcaggactttagaacaatcttgcaagcaataatcttctccaaactagattattgcaactcactactactaggcctcccagcttcttataccaagcctctacaaatggtacagaacacagcagccagaatccttacaaactccaggaaaatcgaccacatctcccctatcctcaaagaccttcattggttaccgatccactacagaatcatgtacaaatccatcactatcatCTACAAGGCCATCCACCAACACACtgaactcgacctacaaatcccatttaaaaaacacacatccgccagacccatcagggaatactacaaagaatcacttcaggttccacatgccaaaacctaccaacataaatccttcagtctcagagctttctcttcagcaggtccaactctatggaactctatcccacctgacttgagacaagaaccatgcactctaacatttaggaaaagactaaaaacttggcttttcaaaaaagcattcccaggccttgattaaaacctccacccatcagcacaaactcgtattcaaaaattggattgaAATAAGAATCCACCAACTACCCACTCATACACAGCACCATATTATCGTCCTtatcatatatattcatttttgctaTACAACTATATTAATTGAtgcaattggctgaaatgtaaatatttctttgttcaatttctcccccctttccagatcctagttaattttccctgttttattgtaactttctcacatccataatattgttttctgtatttgcagTTTGAATTAGGAATattgtttactatgttactctctaccttacacacattgttaattgtaaaccgggttgatgtgattctagtcatgaaactcggtataacaaaataataaataaataaaataaattggcgCAGAAAATACGGGACTCTAATGAGGTTACTGGTATACAAGTGGGGAAATTTACATCTAAGCTAGCTATGTTTGCGGATGACATAATACTTACCCTAACTGACCCTATGAGATCATTGCCAGCAGTTGTCGATATCATTAAATCTTATAGTCAGGTCTCTAGTTACTCCATCAATTGGGACAAAACTGAAATCTTGAATATTACTTTAATGGATGAACAAGTGAGAGACCTTAAAGCTAGATTTGCTTTTCAGTGGGCGAAAGAAAAGATTAAGTATCTCGGAATTTATATCGGTTCCCATCAGGATGTATATAGCCTTAATTATCCACCTCTTATTAAGAGACTGTACAGAGAGATGGAAGAATGGAATCGTTACCACATCTCCTGGCTGGGCTGTATCGCCAACTTCAAGATGAATATACTACCTAGGATTACTTATTTGTTCCAAACTATACCCTGTAATATTCCTACTGCCATCTTGCTAAAATGGCAGCATAGAATTATGAAATTTCTATGGCAGGGAAAGCACCCTAGGGTGGCCCAAAAGGTTTTATATCAACCCAAGGAAAGGGGCGGTCTTGCTGTCCCCAATCTTTTAAGGTACCATGCAACGGCCCAGCTGTGGGTTGTAGTAGATTGGCACAGGACATCTTCTCACAAACCTTGGACAATCTTGGAACAAGAACTCTCTGGGTCAACTCCACTAGCAAACCTACTTTGGCAGTCCCGTAGATTCTGGCCCAAAATGGACAATTTATCAACCCCAATTCAACATACTCTACAAATTTGGCACAAATGGAAACCCACGCTGGTGGGTGAAAAGATTTGTTCCGTTAATTCTTCCCCATTTTATCAAAAGGAATTTTTATAGGATAAGGCGTCTACAGTTTTTCGATCTTGGCTAGCTAAAGGCATATATAGCTATGGCCAATTATGGGAAAATGCTAACTGGGTAGAGTTCCCGACTTTACAGTTAAGATTTGAACTACCACAGACTGAACTATATCATTATTTACAACTAAGTAGCTATCTACGCACATCTGGTATACAACTTGATTTAGCTAAAACAGTAACcttatttgaaaattattgtaaGTCAGCAAAGTCCAAAGACTCATGTCAAAAATTTATAAATTACTTGTTCAGGGCTTACAAGTAAAACCGGCATTTATCAACTCTTGGGAGTGTGACCTAGGATCCTCCCAAGGAGAGGACTTTTGGGATGAACTTTTCCTTACCAGTAGCAAAGGTTTGACATCTGCTATGCTTATTGAAAACAGTTTTAAACTATTATACAGATGGTATTTTACTCCCGTTAGGTTGCATAAAATATATCCCGCAACTCCTGACAGATGCTGGAAgggctgtgggggagaggggacttTCTTCCACCTTTGGTGGGAGTGTGCAACTATTACACAGTTATGGAGGACCTTGGCCAGCTGGCTAACAGATATCACCCAAACAGCTATTGTTCTTACATCCTCAGTAGTCTTATTGAATTCTGCATGCCCTCAGGGGGACAGATCGCTTCAGCAATTTATTAAACTAGTGGCCACTGCGGCTCAATGTGAAATAGCTTTTCACTGGAAAGACATGGCCTTGCCTACATTGGTTAAGATCCAATCCCGTGTTTCTACGCTTTTTACTCTTAGTAAAATAACGGCCCACAGACAGAAACAACTAGGGTTATTTCACCGTATCTGGAATCCTTATTTACTTTGGAGACAGAATCAGTCGGTTGCctgaactgttttttttaatttaatatattcTGTAACCAATAACATTTCATAGAACCCGGCTTGAACTTAATTTCTGTAAGATCCCAAGGGgcaaggggggggatttaaagaggcaaACAGAGATCCAGTTGCTTTATCAGTTTATTCCTTTTGTTGATTGTGAATATTTGTACAATTATGgttacatattgttctttgttGTACTGTATATTCTGCTTACTCTTTCtcaaataaagtttaaattacaaaaaaaaaaaaaaaaggaatgcgtCTTATTTGGAGATATGTGAAAAAACTTCTCGGCAAAATCTCAAAATAGGTCTGTGAAGGTACAGAGCTGAGATCCAGAGGCATCGAGTAATTGGGAGACATGGGTAAGGCCTGCTTCTTTCCAGAGGAGGAACGCCGAGTTTTGTTGGAAGTCCCACAATCGGTGCAAAGATCAATGTCCGCCATGACAGACGCAGCTGCGAGCATAGGCGTTTCCATGCTGTGCAACAGGGTATAAAATAGGGAAAGTTTTGGTTGTGTGCTGGAAGAGAGGACTTGGGAGCTATCAGAAGGTTACCCAAGTCCAATGGGGCGCACCAGTCTCAGAGTAGATTTTTCGGAATTAGAACATCCGATTTGCCCAGCCAATCCCTAATATGACATAACAGATAACTATATTATATCAATGAATATTGGGACATGTTAGCCCTCCTTCGGGAAGCGGGCACATTAGCGTCGTAAGGCCAATTCTGGCTTTctcagtgatgtcagcttttaatccatttccatctgctggtagaggtgcataaaccaCTCGCCCAGATCGGCCTGCCTGAGCGCAGAGGAAATTTCATTCTTCTTGCTTCCAATTATTTAAGATCCTTATCAGTCCAGTCTACAATTTCAATTTCTATAGGAGACTGAGTGAATTCATTAGACTCCTGTGTGCCTTCTCAGGTGACTTGAAAGTTTGTCCTTTGTGAGGTAAAAACTTCAGAACAAAGTACAAGGACTTGGTTTCACTCCaatgtggattctctgatgccatATGAGAGATGTCTTCTgtctgaaacttttaccacactcagtacatgtatatggttctacttcagtgtggattctctgatgcattTTGATTTCTTCCTTTGTCTTAaagcatttatcacaatcagaGCATCCAAATGGTTTCTCTCATGTGTGGATTCTCTTGTGAATCGCGAGATAATGCTTCtgcctgaagcttttaccacagtcAGTACATGTAAATCGTTTCtccccagtatggattctctggtggattaTGAGATAATGCTTCttcctgaagcttttaccacactcagtacatgtatatGGTTCTAATGCAGTATGGAGTCTTTGATGGTCTTTGAGTCTGGCCTTTGCACTAAAGCTTTCACCACACTCATGACATATAAATGGTTTTtatccagtgtggattctctggtggattaTGAGATTACGCTTTTGCGTGAatcttttaccacactcagtacatgtaaatagttttctccagtgtggattctctggtgcatTGTGAGATTATGCTTCtgcctgaagcttttaccacactcagtacatgtaaatggttgctctccagtgtggattctctggtgcatTGTGAGATTATGCTTCtgcctgaagcttttaccacactcagtacatgtaaatggttgctctccagtgtggattctcttgtGAATTGTGAAACCAGGCTTccgactgaagcttttaccacactcagtacatgtaaatcgtttctctccagtgtggattctctggtgcactGTGAGATTATGCTTCtgcctgaagcttttaccacactcagtacatgtatatGGTTCTACTCCAGTGTGGAGTCTCTGATGGTCTTTGAGTCTGGCCTTTGCACTAAAGCTTTCACCACACTCAtgacatgtaaatggtttctctccagtgtggattctctggtggattaTGAGATTATACTTTGTCTTGTAGCTTTTACTACACTCAGTACATATATATTGACTTTCTGCTTTGGGCATTTTCCTCTGCTGTGGGATGGATGCCTTCCTATTGAAATATTTTTCAGCCtgaaagcaagacaatggttgcTCATCAtgcttttttccatttcttgaagaGACTCTCTCATAACATAAGATTTTATTGCCTTCACTAGTTGAAACTGCTCTCTCCCCTGTTTGGAATTTTAGTTCTCCTGTGAACATTTCTCTCTCATTGAAGTTTCTGTCACCATCAGTACACATGAataatttttcttctctctgtgatttttcatttattattagGTCTTGCTTTTGAATGAtgttttctcctctttcagaagatgaaaatgttctctcttctttctccattTTCTGGGGATTTAATAAACAGAACTCGGAGCTGTAAGATTCTCCATCTTGAGGGCAATATGAGGATCTCTTACCTGTATGTGCTCTTTGGTGTATTAGTAAGGATTCCCTGCTAAAAAGGTTTTTCTTACATTCAATACAAGTGAAAGTGTTCCCCTGaatgtggattctctggtgtaattTCAGGGTTAACTTCTGTTTGAAAAATTTTCCACACTGAGAACATGAAACAGGTCTCGTTCCTGAATGAGTTTTCTGGTGCaatacaaaatgacatttcctagcaaaggatttcttcccttcctcatctctctgctggaggtcagaagtcatttgattACTGTTATTATTTTGAATGGCTCTCATTTCTCTCAGGTCAATCTGGGTgaggtcagaagtcatttgatcactgttatt
The nucleotide sequence above comes from Rhinatrema bivittatum unplaced genomic scaffold, aRhiBiv1.1, whole genome shotgun sequence. Encoded proteins:
- the LOC115082711 gene encoding gastrula zinc finger protein XlCGF26.1-like, with the translated sequence SNEVIPEEENREEHPIVLALTPRQSRNVCKNLSQITDGGDTSQNQQELDKTWRDPTGNSLDGVTACERSDRELTDIPEHQRPMRAEITFQSNNSDQMTSDLQQRDEEGKKSFARKCHFVLHQKTHSGTRPVSCSQCGKFFKQKLTLKLHQRIHIQGNTFTCIECKKNLFSRESLLIHQRAHTGKRSSYCPQDGESYSSEFCLLNPQKMEKEERTFSSSERGENIIQKQDLIINEKSQREEKLFMCTDGDRNFNEREMFTGELKFQTGERAVSTSEGNKILCYERVSSRNGKKHDEQPLSCFQAEKYFNRKASIPQQRKMPKAESQYICTECSKSYKTKYNLIIHQRIHTGEKPFTCHECGESFSAKARLKDHQRLHTGVEPYTCTECGKSFRQKHNLTVHQRIHTGEKRFTCTECGKSFSRKPGFTIHKRIHTGEQPFTCTECGKSFRQKHNLTMHQRIHTGEQPFTCTECGKSFRQKHNLTMHQRIHTGENYLHVLSVVKDSRKSVIS